In Sphingobacterium zeae, one genomic interval encodes:
- the infC gene encoding translation initiation factor IF-3, producing MALKRPGGPRPPMRKKEPDHRINELIKVPEVRLVGDNVEQGVFPTRKALELADELELDLVEISPNAVPPVCKIIDYSKFVYEQKKKQKEIKANAKQTVIKEIRFGPNSGEHDFEFKLKHAIKFLESGEKVRAYVHFKGRAIVHKDQGEILLLRFAQALEDYGKVELLPKLEGKRMFLTVAPKAPKK from the coding sequence TTGGCATTAAAAAGACCAGGTGGTCCAAGACCACCAATGAGAAAGAAAGAACCAGATCACCGCATTAATGAGTTAATCAAGGTACCTGAGGTACGCTTGGTGGGAGATAATGTGGAACAAGGAGTTTTCCCTACACGCAAAGCGTTAGAGTTGGCTGATGAGTTGGAACTTGATTTAGTGGAGATTTCGCCAAATGCTGTACCGCCGGTTTGTAAGATTATCGACTACAGTAAGTTTGTTTACGAACAGAAGAAGAAACAAAAGGAAATCAAAGCTAATGCAAAACAGACTGTTATTAAAGAAATTCGTTTCGGACCTAACTCTGGTGAGCATGATTTTGAGTTCAAATTAAAACATGCAATTAAGTTTCTAGAAAGTGGAGAGAAAGTGCGTGCGTATGTACATTTTAAGGGCCGTGCTATTGTACACAAAGATCAAGGTGAGATTTTATTGTTACGTTTCGCTCAGGCTTTGGAAGATTATGGAAAAGTGGAGCTTTTACCAAAATTAGAAGGTAAACGCATGTTTTTAACAGTAGCTCCAAAGGCTCCAAAAAAATAA
- the rpmI gene encoding 50S ribosomal protein L35, with amino-acid sequence MPKVKTNSSAKKRFKLTGTGKIARKNAFKSHILTKKSTKRKRNLTQTSYVSDGDMGNVKRMLAIGK; translated from the coding sequence ATGCCAAAAGTTAAAACCAATTCCAGCGCAAAGAAACGTTTCAAATTGACTGGAACAGGTAAAATTGCAAGAAAAAATGCCTTCAAAAGCCACATCTTGACAAAAAAGAGCACAAAACGTAAACGTAACTTAACACAAACAAGTTATGTATCTGATGGCGATATGGGCAACGTAAAACGTATGCTTGCTATCGGTAAATAA
- the rplT gene encoding 50S ribosomal protein L20, translating to MPRSVNAVASRRRRKKILGLAKGYFGSRSKVYTIAKNTVEKGLQYAYRDRKTKKREFRALWIQRINAGARQHGISYSQLIGKLNAKNIGLNRKVLADLALNNPEAFKAVVDAVK from the coding sequence ATGCCACGTTCGGTTAACGCAGTAGCTTCTAGAAGAAGACGCAAAAAAATCCTAGGCCTTGCAAAAGGGTACTTTGGATCACGTAGCAAAGTTTATACTATTGCTAAAAATACAGTAGAAAAAGGTTTACAATACGCTTACCGCGATCGTAAAACCAAAAAACGCGAGTTTAGAGCTTTATGGATTCAACGTATCAACGCTGGAGCTCGTCAACACGGAATTTCTTATTCCCAATTGATCGGTAAATTAAACGCTAAGAATATTGGTTTGAACCGTAAGGTTTTAGCTGACTTAGCTTTAAATAACCCAGAAGCTTTCAAAGCAGTTGTAGACGCAGTAAAATAG
- the rimK gene encoding 30S ribosomal protein S6--L-glutamate ligase gives MKIAVLSTVKSLYSTRRLVEAAQQRGHECVVIDHSKCYVGIQQGKPSIHYKGQDLSDIDAIIPRIGASVTFYGSAIVRQFEVMDVISANPSQAITRSRDKLRCLQILSGAGIGLPITGFARTASDVDDLISMVGGAPLVIKLLEGTQGIGVVLAETKKAASSVIEAFYGLGNNILIQEFIKESKGSDIRAFVVDGKVVGAMKRTAKEGEFRSNIHRGGTAQIIRLSKAERETAIAAAAQLGLTVCGVDMIPSDRGPLVLEVNSSPGLEGIEKATKKDIASEIIQYIERQYEAKRAQMPKVIKKKKKSESKL, from the coding sequence GTGAAAATTGCCGTATTATCGACAGTAAAGAGTTTATACTCAACTCGTCGTCTCGTAGAAGCCGCACAACAAAGAGGACACGAATGTGTTGTCATTGATCACAGCAAGTGTTATGTCGGTATTCAGCAAGGTAAACCCAGCATTCATTACAAAGGTCAGGATCTCAGCGATATTGATGCCATTATTCCCAGGATAGGAGCTTCAGTAACTTTCTATGGATCTGCCATTGTGAGACAATTTGAAGTCATGGATGTCATTTCTGCCAATCCCAGTCAAGCTATTACGCGATCTAGGGACAAATTAAGGTGTCTACAAATTTTATCTGGAGCAGGTATTGGACTCCCTATTACCGGCTTTGCACGTACAGCTTCTGACGTCGACGATCTCATTAGTATGGTTGGCGGAGCTCCATTGGTCATTAAATTGTTGGAAGGTACGCAAGGCATCGGTGTTGTACTTGCTGAAACTAAAAAAGCGGCGTCATCTGTTATTGAAGCGTTCTACGGTCTTGGCAATAATATTCTTATTCAAGAATTCATAAAAGAATCTAAGGGCTCAGATATCCGGGCATTTGTGGTTGACGGCAAAGTTGTTGGCGCGATGAAACGCACAGCCAAAGAGGGCGAGTTTAGATCAAATATCCATCGGGGTGGCACTGCCCAGATTATCCGGTTAAGTAAAGCCGAGAGGGAAACGGCAATCGCTGCTGCCGCGCAATTAGGACTTACGGTTTGTGGTGTAGATATGATCCCTTCAGATCGCGGTCCTTTAGTACTTGAAGTGAATTCATCGCCGGGTTTGGAAGGTATTGAGAAAGCCACAAAAAAGGATATTGCCTCAGAAATTATACAATACATTGAGCGACAATATGAAGCAAAAAGGGCTCAGATGCCTAAAGTAATCAAGAAAAAGAAAAAGAGTGAAAGTAAATTGTAA
- a CDS encoding ATP-dependent zinc protease family protein — protein sequence MKEKLLVGWKETLDLPELGIYGIEAKVDTGAASSVLHCNSYKIVNEDGQDWIVGELIINFETKETKTLKLKLYRTKLVKSSFGQEEKRYYIRTTAALYNQVFSIKISFRNRSQMTYPMLLGKNFLNKRFLVDVSKENLSKKTLVK from the coding sequence ATGAAAGAAAAACTTCTTGTTGGTTGGAAAGAAACCCTTGATCTACCTGAGTTGGGAATATATGGTATAGAAGCGAAAGTCGATACTGGCGCTGCTTCATCTGTACTCCATTGTAATTCTTACAAAATCGTTAATGAAGATGGCCAGGACTGGATTGTCGGTGAACTTATCATCAATTTCGAAACAAAAGAAACAAAAACTCTTAAGTTAAAACTCTATAGGACAAAGTTGGTAAAAAGTTCCTTTGGCCAAGAAGAAAAGCGTTATTACATCCGCACTACAGCAGCGTTGTACAACCAAGTGTTTAGCATTAAAATCTCTTTTAGAAATCGATCTCAGATGACATATCCAATGCTTTTGGGTAAAAATTTCTTAAACAAAAGGTTTTTGGTGGATGTTTCTAAAGAAAATCTCTCCAAGAAGACTCTGGTAAAATAA
- a CDS encoding AIR synthase related protein, translated as MSDLKYNQRGVSAGKEDVHNAIKNIDKGLFPKAFCKIIPDILGGDPEWCNIMHADGAGTKSSLAYVYWKETGDISVWKGIAQDAIIMNIDDLLCVGAIDNILLSSTIGRNKNLIPGEVIAEIINGTEEILSELRDLGIGIYSTGGETADVGDLVRTIIVDSTVTCRMKREDVISNHRIKGGNVIVGLASNGKATYEQAYNGGMGSNGLTSARHDVFNKKVAEKYPEAYDPAVPYELVFAGSQNLTNEIEVETGEKITAGKLVLSATRTYAPVIKQILDKYRSQIDGMVHCSGGAQTKVLHFVDNVHIIKDNLFPIPPLFDLIQKESNTDWKEMYKVFNMGHRMELYVPESIASDIIAISESFGIAAQIIGRVEDSISKKVTITSPYGEFIYE; from the coding sequence ATGTCAGATTTAAAATACAATCAACGGGGCGTATCCGCAGGGAAAGAGGATGTGCACAATGCGATAAAAAACATAGATAAGGGACTATTTCCCAAAGCATTTTGCAAAATAATTCCAGATATTTTGGGTGGAGATCCAGAATGGTGTAATATTATGCATGCTGATGGGGCTGGCACCAAATCTTCATTGGCATATGTTTACTGGAAAGAAACTGGTGATATTTCTGTTTGGAAAGGTATTGCACAAGATGCTATCATCATGAATATTGACGACTTGCTTTGCGTGGGAGCCATCGATAACATTCTTTTATCCTCAACGATTGGCAGAAATAAAAATCTTATTCCTGGAGAGGTGATTGCAGAAATCATCAATGGCACAGAAGAGATTCTATCTGAACTTCGGGATTTGGGAATTGGCATCTATTCTACTGGTGGTGAAACGGCTGATGTGGGTGACCTAGTTCGCACCATCATTGTGGATAGTACGGTCACCTGTCGGATGAAACGTGAAGATGTTATTTCAAATCATCGTATCAAAGGCGGCAACGTCATTGTTGGATTGGCATCGAATGGAAAAGCAACCTATGAACAGGCGTACAATGGTGGAATGGGTTCCAATGGACTAACTTCTGCACGTCATGATGTATTTAACAAAAAAGTAGCTGAAAAATATCCTGAAGCGTATGATCCAGCTGTTCCTTACGAACTAGTTTTCGCTGGAAGCCAGAACCTCACCAATGAAATTGAGGTTGAAACAGGAGAAAAAATAACTGCGGGTAAGCTTGTTCTTTCAGCCACGCGTACTTATGCCCCTGTAATCAAACAAATACTAGACAAGTATCGTTCTCAAATTGACGGGATGGTGCATTGTTCGGGCGGAGCACAAACAAAAGTCCTACACTTCGTCGATAATGTACACATCATCAAAGATAATCTTTTCCCGATCCCTCCTCTTTTTGATTTAATACAGAAAGAATCGAATACGGACTGGAAAGAAATGTACAAGGTGTTCAATATGGGACATCGTATGGAGTTGTATGTCCCTGAATCCATTGCATCGGATATTATCGCCATTTCTGAGTCATTTGGAATTGCCGCCCAGATCATTGGCCGGGTAGAAGACTCTATATCTAAAAAAGTTACTATAACATCTCCCTATGGAGAATTTATCTACGAATAA
- a CDS encoding DNA-deoxyinosine glycosylase — translation MCLKNHFLPIVNCTTQILILGSLPGDKSLAENEYYAHPQNRFWKVIEYLFNAQQRISYTERINILLRNHIGLWDVCAEASRPGSMDLAIQDERPNPIAELLETHTSIKHIIFNGQKAYSLYLKHFDKKEGIIYSCLPSTSPANAKSNLENLIAHWRIIISD, via the coding sequence ATATGCTTAAAAAATCATTTTCTACCCATAGTAAATTGCACGACTCAAATTCTTATACTTGGCTCGTTACCAGGAGATAAATCATTAGCAGAAAATGAATATTATGCACATCCCCAAAATCGATTTTGGAAAGTCATTGAATATCTGTTCAATGCACAGCAGCGGATAAGCTATACGGAGCGGATAAATATCTTACTCAGAAACCATATCGGTCTTTGGGATGTTTGTGCTGAAGCCTCTCGCCCTGGAAGCATGGATTTAGCCATACAAGATGAACGCCCCAATCCGATTGCTGAGCTGCTAGAAACCCACACCTCAATCAAACATATTATCTTTAATGGACAAAAAGCATACAGTTTGTATCTGAAGCATTTCGACAAAAAGGAAGGTATTATTTATAGCTGTTTACCCAGCACAAGTCCAGCGAACGCAAAAAGTAATCTTGAAAATTTGATTGCACATTGGCGGATAATAATAAGTGATTAA
- a CDS encoding SPFH domain-containing protein, with translation MEKLIKPMSGYLALLIAVFSFVAAVFSFANVEESSLYVVLGVALMIATFFILKGLMIINPNHSRVLNFFGKYVGTVKENGLFFVNPLYSTIKISLRSDNLQGQTLKVNDKMGNPIEIGAVIVWQVGDTYKAAYDVSNYTSYVRTQSEAAVRHLAGSFPYDNLEDEGAEITLREGGDTVNHILEQELSDRLAPAGVIIKEARISHLAYASEIAGAMLQRQQAAAIVAARAKIVDGAVGMVEMALHKLSEKDIVVLDNEKKAAMVSNLMVVLCGEKAATPIVNTGTLYQ, from the coding sequence ATGGAAAAACTAATTAAACCCATGTCAGGCTATTTAGCTTTATTGATAGCGGTATTTTCATTTGTAGCAGCGGTATTTTCATTTGCCAACGTAGAGGAAAGTTCACTGTATGTCGTATTGGGAGTAGCCTTGATGATTGCTACATTTTTTATTCTAAAGGGACTGATGATTATTAATCCCAATCATTCCCGTGTACTCAATTTCTTCGGAAAATATGTAGGTACCGTTAAGGAAAATGGTTTGTTTTTTGTCAATCCCTTGTATTCAACGATTAAAATAAGTCTTCGTTCGGATAACTTACAGGGACAGACACTGAAAGTAAATGATAAGATGGGAAACCCAATTGAGATTGGGGCAGTGATCGTATGGCAAGTGGGTGACACGTATAAAGCTGCTTATGATGTGAGTAATTATACATCTTATGTACGCACGCAGAGTGAAGCAGCCGTAAGACATTTGGCTGGAAGCTTTCCGTATGATAACTTGGAAGATGAAGGTGCTGAAATAACCTTAAGGGAGGGAGGAGATACTGTAAACCATATTCTTGAACAAGAATTGTCCGATCGTTTGGCACCAGCTGGGGTTATTATTAAGGAGGCAAGAATAAGTCATTTGGCTTATGCTTCTGAAATAGCCGGCGCAATGCTTCAAAGACAGCAGGCAGCAGCTATTGTGGCGGCAAGGGCAAAAATTGTAGATGGTGCCGTTGGAATGGTCGAAATGGCTCTTCATAAGTTATCTGAAAAGGATATTGTGGTGCTTGATAACGAGAAGAAAGCTGCGATGGTCAGTAATTTGATGGTGGTACTCTGTGGTGAAAAAGCGGCCACACCAATTGTAAATACAGGTACGTTGTATCAATAA
- a CDS encoding Arc family DNA binding domain-containing protein → MADKKNFMLRLDDQMYKALEKWAADEFRSVNGQMEYLLHKALLENKRLDPDKKAADRK, encoded by the coding sequence ATGGCAGATAAGAAAAACTTTATGCTACGCTTAGATGACCAGATGTATAAAGCATTGGAAAAATGGGCTGCGGACGAGTTTAGAAGTGTTAACGGGCAGATGGAATATCTTTTACATAAAGCACTGCTAGAAAATAAAAGATTAGATCCGGATAAAAAAGCTGCTGACAGGAAATAA
- the pepE gene encoding dipeptidase PepE has translation MKINPAYKLLVVSTSTIYGSEFLEYIKHDFVEFIQSDELLFIPFARPSGISFDTYTAKVQEALTDKGVTVMGLHCFANMKKAIQDAKAIFIGGGNTFLLLKTLYELDLVQQLRVQIAKGIPYVGTSAGSNLTGLTIGTTNDMPIVYPPSFDALGFLPFNINPHYLDPDPKSTHRGETRETRIKEFHQLNTQPVIGLREGSWLHVNDGKKQLQGDLAALLFRPGLEPVELAPGLINF, from the coding sequence ATGAAGATTAATCCAGCATACAAGTTATTGGTCGTAAGCACAAGTACAATTTATGGCAGTGAGTTTTTAGAATACATTAAGCATGACTTTGTCGAATTTATTCAGTCAGACGAATTATTGTTTATCCCTTTTGCGAGACCTTCGGGCATCTCATTTGATACCTATACGGCTAAGGTTCAAGAAGCCTTAACAGATAAGGGTGTAACTGTCATGGGATTGCACTGTTTCGCGAATATGAAGAAAGCAATTCAAGATGCCAAGGCTATTTTTATTGGCGGCGGGAATACATTTTTACTGTTAAAAACCTTATATGAATTGGATTTGGTCCAGCAATTGCGTGTACAAATAGCAAAGGGAATTCCATACGTTGGCACATCAGCGGGTTCCAATTTAACAGGGCTAACTATTGGAACCACAAATGACATGCCTATTGTTTATCCGCCTAGCTTTGATGCGCTTGGTTTTTTACCATTTAATATCAATCCACATTATTTGGATCCAGATCCAAAGTCCACACATCGAGGGGAAACGAGAGAAACGCGAATTAAGGAATTTCATCAGCTGAATACGCAGCCCGTCATTGGTTTACGTGAAGGTAGTTGGTTGCATGTAAATGATGGAAAAAAACAACTGCAGGGTGATCTGGCTGCGTTACTTTTTAGGCCTGGCCTAGAGCCCGTCGAGCTAGCGCCTGGATTAATTAATTTTTAA